The Gemmatimonadota bacterium region CGTCGGCGCCGAGCACCGGGTCCACCGGATGCTGCGCGGGGCCGGTGGTCTCGCGCAGGATGCGGACCTCATCGTCGGCGTCCGGATAGTCGACCGAAACCTGCAGCAGAAAACGGTCGAGCTGGGCCTCGGGCAGGGGGTAGGTGCCTTCCTGCTCGATGGGATTCTGGGTGGCCAGAACGAAGAAGGGGCGCGGCAGTTGCCGGTCCTCTCCGCCGGCGGTGACCATGCCCTCCTCCATGGCTTCCAGCAGCGCCGCCTGCGTCTTGGGCGGGGCTCGGTTGATTTCGTCGGCCAGAAGGACGTGCGTGAAAACCGGTCCCTGCAGGAAGCGCGGCACGCGGCGTCCGCTGGCACGATCCTCCTCGATGACCTCGGTACCGGTGATGTCGCCCGGCATGAGGTCGGGGGTGAACTGAACGCGGCGGAATTCCAGGTGGAGGGCGTCGGCGAGGGTCCTCACCATCAGCGTCTTCGCGAGCCCGGGTACGCCCTCCAGCAGCCCGTGCCCGCCCGCGAGCAGGCACAGGATCACCTCGTGGACGGCGCGCTCCTGGCCCACGATGCGTCTTCCGATCTCCGCGCGCAGGCGCTGGACGGAGGCGACCAGCGAGGCCGCGTCGGGGTCGCCCGCGGGGCCCGGCGAACCGGCATCTTTCTGTGGGCGCACGGCCATCGGTTACTCTCGGGCCAACGAAAACGGGCCGCGAACATACGCGGCGGCACCGTCGGAGGGAAACGACCCGGCCGCCGCGCGGATTCGGGGGTCGGAGAACGAGTGATTTTTCTACGGAAGAGACTACGATGCGGGTGGAGACGTTGGGAGCGGGATCGGTGGTGCGGGCCCGCGCGAGGGCGGGGCGGCGGGTTGGTGGGCACGACCGCGCGGTCGGCGTGCTGTTGCTGGCCGCGGCCG contains the following coding sequences:
- a CDS encoding MoxR family ATPase; the encoded protein is MAVRPQKDAGSPGPAGDPDAASLVASVQRLRAEIGRRIVGQERAVHEVILCLLAGGHGLLEGVPGLAKTLMVRTLADALHLEFRRVQFTPDLMPGDITGTEVIEEDRASGRRVPRFLQGPVFTHVLLADEINRAPPKTQAALLEAMEEGMVTAGGEDRQLPRPFFVLATQNPIEQEGTYPLPEAQLDRFLLQVSVDYPDADDEVRILRETTGPAQHPVDPVLGADDVLSLQAAVREVPISDDMLEWAARVVRSTRPRTDSGPEEVERWLRWGAGPRAGQALVLCAKANALADGRFHVNPDDLLRVALPVLRHRLLLNFQAEAEAIPVAQVVRAVLEAAPPPSSGL